One Ornithinicoccus hortensis genomic window, CGCCCGGTGGTGCGTCCGGTCACCGGTGAGAGCGACCGACGACACGTCCGGTCACCCCTGAGCGCCGCCATCTCACGCGTCCGGTCGTGGGAAGGTCAGAGGAGCGCGAGGTTGAAGCGGTCCACCATCACCCGCACGCGCTCGCCGGGCGCCAGCACCTTCGACTGGCTGGCCAGGCCCTCCATCGGCCCGACGCCGTCCACGTCGAGCGTCACGTGCTGGGCGTCGGCGACGGCGACGGATCCGGTGACCGTGGCCTCCAGCGGGCCGTCGGAGTCCACCCACAACCCGGAGCGCCGCAGGGCCAGGGTCGCGGACCCGCCGTTCGGTATGCCGGCAGCACGGGCGATCCGCTCCGCACCCTCGCCGGTCAGCACCGAGCGATAGCCCAGGAACCGGGCGACCTGCTCGTCGACCGGGGCCCGCCACACCTCCCGGGTCGGCCCGTGCTGCACGATCCGGCCCGCGAACATCACCGCCATCTCGTCGGCCACGGTGAACGCCTCGTCGTGGTCGTGGGTGACCAACAAGGCCGTGGTCCCGGTCTCGACCAGGATCGCCCGCAGGTCCGTGGCCAGCCGCTCGCGCAACGACCGGTCCAGCGCGGACAGCGGCTCGTCCAGCAGCAGCAACCGCGGCTCGGCCGCCAGCGACCGGGCCAGCGCGACCCGCTGCTGCTCACCGCCGGACAGCGTGGTCGGGCGGCGTTCGGCATACCCGTCGAGCCCGACCAGGGCCAACAGCTCCTTGACCCGCACCGCGCGATCGGTCGCCCCGACGCCCTGCAGCTTCAGCGCATACCCGATGTTGTCGCCCACCGACAGCTGCGGGAACAGCTGCCCGTCCTGGAACATGAGCGCGAACCCCCGCCGGTGCGTCGGCACGCCGGCCAGATCCTGACCGCCCGCCGACACCCG contains:
- a CDS encoding ABC transporter ATP-binding protein; protein product: MLELEDVTVRFDRTVAVDEVSLSLAEGTVLAVLGPSGCGKSTLLRAIAGLEHLSTGRVSAGGQDLAGVPTHRRGFALMFQDGQLFPQLSVGDNIGYALKLQGVGATDRAVRVKELLALVGLDGYAERRPTTLSGGEQQRVALARSLAAEPRLLLLDEPLSALDRSLRERLATDLRAILVETGTTALLVTHDHDEAFTVADEMAVMFAGRIVQHGPTREVWRAPVDEQVARFLGYRSVLTGEGAERIARAAGIPNGGSATLALRRSGLWVDSDGPLEATVTGSVAVADAQHVTLDVDGVGPMEGLASQSKVLAPGERVRVMVDRFNLALL